The DNA region TTTTTTAAAGTTATATATTTTAATTTTTTTAATTTATTAAAATTTCCAAATTTCATCCCCTATATAATGTAAAGTAACTATTGCTTTTCCTTTTTTTGATTCAACCATAGTTTTTCCATCCATCAATGCAATACCTACGGATAATGGCTTTCCATGTGTTTCTTCAACAGTATATACTAAATTTCCTTCTTTTATCTCAGGATTAGCATCTATAATCCCCGGAGCCATAACATCTGCACCATTTGCTAAAAATTTAACTGCACCCTTATCAACTGTTACTTTTCCTTTTTCACTTTCTTTGGTTATTAAAAGCTTTAATGTAGGGATTATTTTATCATCCTTGCATATTGCGATAGGTGTTCCATTTAAAACTATTAAATCCATTTCATTTGTTATTATTTTCTCTAAAACCGATTTTTTATCAAATATATCTTCTGTAT from Methanococcus voltae includes:
- a CDS encoding RNA-binding protein — its product is MEIKRRYMLKKKELKQIKEELNNIIDTEDIFDKKSVLEKIITNEMDLIVLNGTPIAICKDDKIIPTLKLLITKESEKGKVTVDKGAVKFLANGADVMAPGIIDANPEIKEGNLVYTVEETHGKPLSVGIALMDGKTMVESKKGKAIVTLHYIGDEIWKF